The following are from one region of the Gottschalkia purinilytica genome:
- a CDS encoding potassium channel family protein codes for MFLKKEQIETLEEYILKNIDLGYIWIQFEEEKYHIRSEEGIEYFVFDDCKIISFDEFWNSELGILKKKLLLCKKSKDSQEFLKKHRNFTGLILKNKKIDQIMVNILKEYNLNNIKFEDCNFENIILRNCELSNMKVINSSFFNVKIENVHFLDCYFYKRRDIKESTFNKLVFEKSIIKDINWKPEIFNNNTFIECKISNFKRFKIGKSDTDCMLRNIELHKCEVVCSSFDMHKFLYSKLTGNIFKDKTSFYCCEFENNIIKNNEFIDCNFESSSFFGDIENNNSNMRNIYTDNLFKHCILNSADFSRVILGRNNFTYNTYNHASVFSLKYFKYIKNIYKNEEKKLYKFKEEYCKILFDLYNNLYKEFKENNILKSAYDYYYVARKIEILKKYYDIKCKKFELKELRKFDKEDLSDEPVKEIGIYKNSKKTYLIKDISMKKIELRKMILSYLLCGFGEKPIRAFIWCLLVIFFSAFLFMFLGIEGKSEYIDYIGLVDRYFYSGYDHIRVSFIEWIKDFGVSFYFSVISFTTIGFGDIHPLSAGSRILVIIEAILSISLINLFIVTLVRKMLRD; via the coding sequence ATGTTTTTAAAAAAAGAACAAATAGAAACTTTAGAAGAATATATTTTAAAAAATATAGACTTAGGATACATATGGATTCAATTTGAAGAAGAAAAGTATCATATTAGAAGTGAGGAAGGAATAGAGTACTTTGTATTTGACGATTGTAAAATTATAAGCTTTGATGAATTTTGGAATTCGGAATTAGGGATACTTAAAAAGAAATTACTATTATGTAAAAAAAGTAAAGATTCTCAAGAGTTTTTAAAAAAACATAGAAACTTTACAGGCTTAATTCTAAAAAATAAAAAAATCGATCAAATAATGGTTAATATACTAAAAGAATATAATTTAAATAATATCAAATTTGAGGATTGCAATTTTGAAAACATTATTTTAAGAAACTGTGAATTAAGCAATATGAAAGTTATTAACAGTTCTTTTTTTAATGTTAAAATTGAAAATGTACATTTTCTAGATTGTTATTTTTATAAAAGAAGAGATATTAAAGAATCTACTTTTAATAAGTTAGTATTTGAAAAAAGCATAATTAAAGATATAAATTGGAAACCTGAAATATTTAATAATAATACTTTTATAGAGTGCAAAATATCTAATTTTAAAAGATTTAAAATAGGAAAGAGTGATACTGATTGTATGCTAAGAAATATAGAACTTCACAAATGTGAGGTAGTATGCTCGTCTTTTGATATGCACAAATTCCTATATTCTAAACTTACAGGCAACATCTTTAAAGATAAAACAAGCTTTTATTGTTGTGAATTTGAAAATAACATTATAAAAAATAATGAGTTTATAGATTGTAATTTTGAATCTAGCAGTTTTTTTGGAGATATAGAAAATAATAATTCAAATATGAGAAATATATATACAGATAATTTGTTTAAACATTGTATATTAAACTCCGCTGACTTTTCTAGAGTAATCTTAGGCCGAAATAATTTTACATATAATACATACAACCATGCTTCTGTATTTTCCCTAAAATATTTTAAATATATAAAGAACATATACAAAAATGAAGAGAAAAAACTATATAAGTTCAAAGAAGAATACTGTAAAATACTATTTGATCTTTATAACAATTTATATAAAGAGTTTAAGGAAAATAATATATTAAAAAGTGCATACGACTATTATTATGTAGCGAGAAAAATAGAAATTTTAAAAAAGTACTATGATATAAAGTGTAAGAAATTTGAGCTGAAAGAGCTAAGAAAATTTGATAAAGAAGATTTAAGTGATGAACCTGTTAAAGAGATAGGTATATATAAAAATAGTAAGAAGACATATCTAATTAAAGATATTAGTATGAAAAAAATTGAGTTAAGAAAGATGATTTTATCATATTTATTATGTGGATTTGGAGAAAAGCCGATAAGAGCCTTTATATGGTGTCTTTTAGTAATATTTTTTAGTGCTTTTCTATTTATGTTTCTAGGAATAGAAGGAAAAAGCGAATACATAGACTATATAGGATTAGTAGATCGATATTTTTATAGTGGATATGATCATATTAGAGTAAGCTTTATAGAATGGATAAAAGATTTCGGAGTAAGTTTTTACTTTAGTGTTATAAGTTTTACTACTATTGGATTTGGTGATATTCATCCTTTAAGTGCTGGAAGTAGAATATTAGTTATTATAGAAGCTATTTTATCTATTTCTTTGATTAATTTATTTATAGTTACATTAGTAAGAAAAATGCTAAGAGATTAA
- a CDS encoding aspartyl-phosphate phosphatase Spo0E family protein, with translation MTKKEEKAKDDYNTNKYINNIIADYKYKKSFHKNIYNKEKLKKLNKTLNDIEKTRQKLNDLIVSCDSLTDIKIIELSQELDILLNKYEYLKKEK, from the coding sequence GTGACAAAGAAAGAGGAAAAGGCTAAAGATGACTATAATACAAATAAATATATTAATAATATAATAGCTGACTATAAATATAAAAAAAGTTTTCATAAGAACATATATAATAAAGAAAAACTAAAAAAGCTAAATAAAACTTTAAATGATATAGAAAAAACAAGACAAAAACTTAATGATTTAATTGTTTCTTGTGATAGTCTTACTGACATTAAAATTATTGAGTTAAGTCAAGAGCTAGACATACTTTTAAATAAATACGAATATTTGAAAAAAGAAAAATAG
- a CDS encoding helix-turn-helix domain-containing protein produces the protein MNNVNYHAMGQRMRIERERLGLSREKFAEIVELSPLYIGQLERGERKMSIDTLIKISNSLHISTDYLIFGTSMDITTPYNDNNLTTLLNRCSKKQLSLIEDIIKLLLPHTCE, from the coding sequence ATGAATAATGTTAACTATCACGCAATGGGTCAGAGAATGCGAATCGAAAGAGAAAGGCTGGGTCTATCAAGAGAAAAATTTGCTGAGATAGTTGAATTATCTCCTTTGTATATAGGTCAACTAGAAAGAGGGGAAAGAAAAATGAGTATAGATACTCTAATTAAAATATCGAATAGCTTGCATATATCTACTGACTATTTAATTTTCGGTACATCTATGGACATTACTACTCCTTATAATGATAACAATCTTACTACATTACTAAATAGATGCTCTAAAAAACAGCTATCTTTAATAGAAGACATAATAAAATTACTTTTACCACATACTTGTGAATAG